A region of Gracilinanus agilis isolate LMUSP501 chromosome 3, AgileGrace, whole genome shotgun sequence DNA encodes the following proteins:
- the TIMMDC1 gene encoding complex I assembly factor TIMMDC1, mitochondrial: MGMEIPRKTCLRRAWEVLVPFPTVFAEESTIATASGPSPEETLPHHIKGPVYAETGWDRLKELLVRDEHQPLPEEIDYIFKAATSGAIVGWIYGGIPAFYHAKQRYISQSHAEIYYNRFDAVQSAQRAAIRGFIRYGWRWSWRTALFVTIFNTVSTGLNVYRNKNSLSHFVVAGAATGGLFRFYLGLSSMLTGGLFGAILGAPFGVMIKAIEKYQGETVWDRKQKTRKELYELKLDEWKARLHVTDAVTEEFKSNLGENQSERDAKRIEELLNLPRNPSSTTDSKDGD, translated from the exons ATGGGGATGGAGATACCACGGAAGACTTGTTTGAGAAGAGCATGGGAGGTATTAGTCCCTTTCCCAACGGTCTTTGCTGAAGAAAGCACCATTGCAACTGCCTCAGGCCCCTCCCCGGAGGAAACTCTGCCTCATCACATTAAGGGTCCAGTTTACGCAGAGACAGGATGGGATCGCCTCAAAGAGCTCCTTGTCAGAGA TGAACACCAACCATTACCAGaggaaattgattatattttcaaAGCAGCAACTTCAGGGGCAATTGTTGGTTGGATATATGGAGGCATACCTGCTTTTTATCATGCCAAACAACGTTATATTTCACAGAGCCATGCAGAGATTTATTACAACCGATTTGATGCTgtg CAATCTGCCCAGCGAGCTGCCATTCGAGGATTCATCCGGTATGGCTGGAGGTGGAGTTGGAGAACAGCCTTGTTTGTAACTATATTTAA CACAGTGAGCACTGGTCTGAATGTATATCGAAATAAAAATTCCTTAAGCCATTTTGTTGTTGCAGGAg CTGCTACTGGAGGTCTTTTCAGATTTTACTTGGGTCTGAGTAGTATGCTGACTGGTGGTTTGTTTGGAGCCATTCTGGG GGCTCCTTTTGGGGTCATGATCAAGGCCATCGAGAAGTATCAAGGAGAGACTGTTTGGGATAGAAAACAGAAGACCCGGAAGGAGCTCTATGAGTTAAAGCTGGATGAATG gAAGGCCAGGCTACATGTTACTGATGCTGTCACTGAAGAGTTTAAAAGTAACTTAGGGGAAAATCAATCAGAAAGAGATGCAAAGAGAATTGAAGAGCTTTTAAATCTTCCTAGAAACCCTTCTTCAACAACAGATAGTAAAGATGGGGACTAG